The Thermovirga sp. DNA segment ATAGCCCGCTCCATGAACATGTCGAGTTGCAGAAAAAACGGCAAAAACTCCAGCATAATTACCTTGGGCTTGGCACGGACAACCATGGCGTGGGCCGAGCAGATTCCATCAAACTTGGCAACAGCGAGCTTGCGCTGACACTCACGGTGGCGGTCGAAAATCACATCACCCTTTTTGAAGGCCAGTTTTTGTCCGGTCACATCGGCCGGATGTCCCCATTTACGCAGGTGAATTGTACTGGGGTCAAGATGTTCCAACCCAACTAAGATATCTGTTTTGGTATCTACGGGGTCCACACGTACAGCAACATTCTGGACGACCTCGCCGAACTTAACCATCTTCCAACCGGACTTCAGGGATTGGGAGGTCATTCACTTTCCTCCTCAGTAATTGCCCAAGGAACCGGTTCCGTTTCGCCCGCCCATTTATTATTGAGGCGCACCCGATTAGCATATTGCCCTTTCTAGTACATTAGCCGGAGAAGGCACATCTCCACATACCATTGCGACAGGTTCCAGGCATCAAATGCTGCGTCTGATTCAAGTTCGTGTTTCTTTTTGGAATGCACGAGCTGATTTCTGATGTTGGTTATGGCATGGAAGGCATCTTCAAACTTTTGGCCGTTCACATCTTTCTCGATGGAATCGAGGATATCCGGGATCTCGTGGGGCAAATCCATTAGAGTGGCCAGTAGTCGGATCTGATCAGACGCCCGCAACTTTCCCGGTTGAAATGCTTCCTCCGAGACGGCTTTTTTGATTTGAGTAATATAGATCCAA contains these protein-coding regions:
- a CDS encoding restriction endonuclease subunit S → MTSQSLKSGWKMVKFGEVVQNVAVRVDPVDTKTDILVGLEHLDPSTIHLRKWGHPADVTGQKLAFKKGDVIFDRHRECQRKLAVAKFDGICSAHAMVVRAKPKVIMLEFLPFFLQLDMFMERAIEIPVSSLSPTINWKTLKT